One window of the Mycobacterium sp. SVM_VP21 genome contains the following:
- a CDS encoding MaoC family dehydratase N-terminal domain-containing protein — protein sequence MDDDLAFDDAGLDKWSDEDRFEVTRERIVEYAEATNDPIAAHRSGDLAPPVFAIVPVFESLLVPAVEVAPVELIPRVVHGEQDFWFHRPIRPGDKLISRGKMIGYEGLEKGTRAAILLECRTEEGELVNEQYVTCFFRGHNAGKRIGELSPGHKFDDALREQAPVAKVVQHVDHDQTFRYGPAAGDPMPIHLDEEVARDAGLPGIIAHGLCTMAFTSWAVLTEVAGSDVSRLRRLAVRFSKMVLPGDDLETRIWTSGRGDGATTYAFETARVGAGEMAITDGLAVIAD from the coding sequence ATGGACGACGATCTGGCATTCGACGATGCCGGGCTGGACAAGTGGAGCGATGAGGACCGCTTCGAGGTCACCCGGGAGCGGATCGTCGAGTACGCCGAGGCGACCAACGACCCGATCGCCGCGCACCGCAGCGGCGACCTCGCACCGCCGGTGTTTGCGATCGTGCCGGTGTTCGAGTCACTGCTGGTTCCAGCCGTGGAGGTGGCACCGGTCGAGCTGATCCCGCGGGTGGTGCACGGCGAGCAGGACTTCTGGTTCCACCGACCCATCCGACCGGGAGACAAGCTGATCTCCCGAGGCAAGATGATCGGCTACGAAGGACTGGAGAAGGGCACCCGCGCGGCGATTCTGCTCGAATGCCGCACCGAGGAAGGCGAACTGGTCAACGAGCAGTATGTGACCTGTTTCTTCCGCGGACACAATGCGGGCAAACGGATCGGCGAACTCAGCCCTGGACACAAGTTCGACGACGCACTGCGCGAGCAGGCGCCGGTGGCCAAGGTCGTCCAGCACGTCGACCACGACCAGACGTTCCGCTACGGGCCGGCCGCGGGTGATCCGATGCCGATCCACCTGGACGAGGAAGTCGCCCGCGATGCCGGACTGCCCGGGATCATCGCGCATGGCCTGTGCACCATGGCGTTCACGTCCTGGGCGGTGCTCACCGAGGTGGCCGGCTCCGACGTCAGCCGGCTACGGCGGTTGGCAGTGCGGTTCTCCAAGATGGTGCTGCCCGGCGACGACCTGGAGACCCGGATCTGGACCAGCGGTCGCGGCGACGGCGCCACGACGTACGCATTCGAGACCGCGCGCGTAGGCGCCGGCGAAATGGCGATCACCGACGGCTTGGCCGTCATCGCCGACTAA
- a CDS encoding SDR family oxidoreductase gives MGALEGRVAVITGAGRGIGREHALLFAAEGAAVVVNDLGGSNAGEGADTTTAQQVVDEIVAAGGRAVANTDSVSDWNAAQRLVQQAIDEFGRLDVLVNNAGILRDAFIPGMEEAQWDAVVAVHLKGHFAMLHHAAAYWKAQSKAGEQPNAAVINTASGSGVTLPNAGQANYGAAKAGIAALTLIAAEELDRYGVRVNAIAPIARTRLTLATPGMGALMAEPEDGELDLFSPANISPLVAYLATEKCPITGAVYAVQGGAISRLAGWHDTDTIETDGIWQIDDIAERLPQ, from the coding sequence GTGGGTGCATTGGAAGGCCGGGTCGCGGTGATCACCGGCGCCGGACGCGGTATCGGGCGCGAACACGCCCTGCTGTTCGCGGCCGAAGGGGCTGCGGTGGTGGTCAACGACCTGGGTGGAAGCAACGCCGGCGAGGGTGCCGACACCACCACCGCGCAGCAGGTCGTCGACGAGATCGTGGCGGCCGGCGGGCGCGCGGTGGCCAACACCGACAGCGTCTCCGACTGGAACGCCGCGCAGCGGCTTGTCCAGCAGGCCATCGACGAGTTCGGCCGGTTGGATGTGTTGGTCAACAACGCCGGAATCCTGCGGGACGCGTTCATCCCCGGCATGGAAGAGGCACAGTGGGATGCCGTGGTCGCGGTACACCTCAAGGGCCACTTCGCGATGCTGCACCACGCCGCGGCGTATTGGAAGGCGCAGTCCAAGGCAGGGGAGCAGCCCAACGCCGCGGTGATCAACACCGCCTCCGGGTCCGGGGTCACGCTGCCCAACGCCGGTCAGGCGAACTACGGCGCGGCCAAGGCCGGAATCGCCGCACTGACGCTGATCGCCGCCGAGGAGTTGGACCGCTATGGGGTGCGGGTCAACGCGATCGCCCCCATCGCCCGCACGCGACTCACCTTGGCGACTCCCGGCATGGGCGCACTGATGGCCGAGCCGGAGGACGGGGAGTTGGACCTGTTCAGCCCGGCCAACATCTCGCCGCTGGTGGCCTATCTGGCCACCGAAAAGTGTCCGATCACCGGCGCGGTGTATGCGGTGCAGGGTGGTGCCATCTCGCGGCTGGCCGGCTGGCACGACACCGACACCATTGAGACCGATGGGATCTGGCAGATCGACGACATCGCTGAGAGGTTGCCCCAATGA
- a CDS encoding acyl-CoA/acyl-ACP dehydrogenase, with protein MIEWSDTDELIRDSVREFIDREVRPNLDALESGELPPYPILRKLFADFGIDVLAAEAIKSRLERAHARQTAEGESKPSASSGGGSGDLGAQASMGLILVSELAGVSLGLVAAVGVSLDLGAATIMSRGTLAQQERWLPELVTLEKIAAWAITEPDAGSDAFGGMKTTVRRDGAGDGAYILNGQKTFITNGPYADTLIVYAKLDEQDGADPRTRKVLTFVLDAGMPGLTQGKPFKKMGMHSSPTGELFFDDVRLGRDRLLGETEQHTGGDGRDSARANFVAERVGVAALALGIINECHRLCVDYAKSRTLWGQNIGQFQLIQLKLAKMEVARINVQNMVFQTLEKAKRGKIPTLAEASAIKLYSSEAATEVAMEAVQLFGGNGYMTEYRVEQLARDAKSLMIYAGSNEVQVTHIAKGLLSG; from the coding sequence ATGATCGAATGGTCCGACACCGACGAGCTAATCCGGGACAGCGTCCGGGAATTCATCGACCGGGAGGTTCGGCCGAACCTCGACGCACTGGAGAGCGGCGAACTGCCGCCGTATCCGATCCTGCGGAAGCTGTTCGCCGACTTCGGGATCGACGTGCTCGCGGCCGAAGCCATCAAAAGCCGACTGGAAAGGGCGCACGCAAGGCAGACGGCCGAAGGCGAGAGCAAGCCGTCCGCGTCGTCGGGGGGCGGCTCGGGTGATCTGGGTGCGCAGGCCTCGATGGGGTTGATCCTGGTCAGCGAACTCGCCGGCGTCAGTTTGGGATTGGTCGCCGCGGTCGGTGTCAGTCTCGACCTGGGAGCGGCGACGATCATGTCGCGCGGTACCTTGGCGCAGCAGGAACGCTGGTTGCCGGAGCTGGTCACCTTGGAGAAGATCGCCGCCTGGGCGATCACCGAGCCGGATGCCGGCTCCGACGCGTTCGGTGGGATGAAGACCACCGTGCGACGCGATGGTGCTGGGGATGGGGCCTACATCCTCAACGGCCAGAAGACGTTCATCACCAACGGTCCCTACGCCGACACCCTCATCGTCTACGCCAAGCTCGATGAACAGGACGGCGCCGATCCGCGCACCCGCAAGGTGCTCACCTTCGTCCTCGACGCCGGTATGCCGGGCCTGACCCAGGGCAAGCCGTTCAAGAAGATGGGCATGCACTCCTCGCCGACCGGTGAGTTGTTCTTCGACGACGTGCGGCTGGGCCGAGACCGGCTGCTGGGCGAGACCGAACAGCACACCGGCGGCGACGGGCGTGACAGTGCCCGGGCCAACTTCGTCGCCGAACGGGTCGGGGTGGCCGCCCTGGCGCTGGGAATCATCAACGAGTGCCATCGGCTCTGCGTCGACTACGCCAAGAGCCGCACCCTGTGGGGCCAGAACATTGGGCAGTTCCAGCTGATCCAACTCAAGCTGGCCAAGATGGAGGTGGCCCGGATCAACGTGCAGAACATGGTGTTCCAGACTCTGGAGAAGGCCAAGCGCGGCAAGATCCCGACGCTGGCCGAGGCATCGGCGATCAAGCTGTACTCCTCGGAGGCGGCCACCGAGGTCGCGATGGAGGCGGTGCAGCTGTTCGGCGGCAACGGCTACATGACCGAATACCGGGTGGAACAGCTGGCGCGCGACGCCAAGTCGCTGATGATCTACGCCGGCAGCAACGAGGTTCAGGTCACCCACATCGCCAAAGGCTTGCTCAGCGGGTGA
- a CDS encoding SRPBCC family protein produces the protein MAKLELSRELSLPPGEAWAHASNLAELGDWLSLHQGWRCEIPAELTAGTTLVGVAGAKGMRNRVTWTVRKFAPPALLELTGDGVGGTKYALTLAISPAATGSKFVLRMDLGGRALFGPIGAAAARAVKGDIEGSIKRFEQLYS, from the coding sequence ATGGCGAAACTTGAGCTGTCCCGCGAACTGTCACTGCCGCCGGGCGAAGCCTGGGCCCACGCGTCGAATTTGGCCGAGCTGGGCGACTGGCTGTCCCTGCACCAGGGCTGGCGCTGCGAGATCCCGGCCGAGCTCACCGCCGGAACCACGTTGGTCGGGGTGGCGGGAGCCAAGGGCATGCGCAACCGGGTCACCTGGACGGTCCGCAAGTTCGCCCCACCCGCACTGCTGGAGCTGACCGGCGACGGCGTGGGCGGCACCAAGTACGCACTGACATTGGCGATCAGCCCCGCCGCAACGGGATCGAAGTTCGTTCTGCGGATGGACCTGGGCGGCCGGGCGCTGTTCGGGCCGATCGGGGCGGCCGCCGCCCGCGCCGTCAAGGGCGACATCGAGGGATCGATCAAGCGATTCGAGCAGCTTTACAGTTGA
- a CDS encoding AraC family transcriptional regulator yields the protein MSIGGAAQADWDIPRPVATCRHLLEAARLHGIDAADCLADTGVTPADIDDSATEVQAGQELAILRNILGRVKDPHEFARDVGLQYNFANTGVLGYALLASPTLGDAVNLACRYATLSSTFLRLSRHDTPDGAVLVFDDSAVPADVRGFMMERDLFALTSMVPLLIGQLSSDTPIKVELPGIDFPAGRLEFPGVTIELDVAATRSAITLPFELLELPMPAADTAAAEACAKECEELLQTRRRRRGIAAQVRSRLVRDPGVLPSMAVIADELCITERTLHRRLLAEHTSYRALVDEVRVTLAVAMLDSGLNVEETARQLGYSETAAFSRAFIRWAGTPPSKHRGRRP from the coding sequence GTGTCGATCGGCGGTGCCGCGCAGGCGGATTGGGACATTCCGCGGCCGGTGGCGACCTGTCGACATCTTCTGGAGGCTGCTCGCCTACATGGCATCGATGCGGCGGATTGCCTAGCCGATACCGGTGTCACGCCCGCCGACATCGATGACAGTGCGACCGAGGTCCAAGCAGGCCAGGAGCTCGCGATCCTGCGAAACATTCTCGGCCGGGTAAAAGATCCACACGAGTTCGCGCGTGACGTCGGTCTGCAGTACAACTTCGCCAATACCGGCGTGCTCGGCTATGCGCTGCTGGCGAGCCCGACGTTGGGCGATGCGGTCAACCTGGCCTGTCGGTACGCGACATTGTCGTCGACGTTTCTGCGGCTGAGTCGCCATGACACCCCCGACGGCGCCGTTCTCGTGTTCGACGACAGTGCCGTGCCCGCTGACGTTCGGGGTTTCATGATGGAACGGGATCTGTTCGCGCTGACCAGCATGGTGCCGTTGTTGATCGGCCAGCTGAGCTCGGACACTCCAATCAAGGTTGAATTGCCGGGTATCGACTTTCCGGCCGGACGTCTCGAGTTTCCCGGGGTGACAATTGAACTCGACGTGGCCGCGACACGCAGCGCGATCACCCTTCCCTTCGAATTGCTGGAACTTCCGATGCCGGCGGCGGACACGGCCGCGGCCGAGGCGTGTGCGAAGGAGTGCGAAGAGCTCTTGCAGACGCGTCGTCGGCGTCGTGGAATCGCCGCGCAGGTGCGTTCTCGGCTGGTCCGCGATCCCGGAGTGTTGCCGTCGATGGCGGTGATCGCCGACGAACTGTGCATCACCGAGCGCACCCTGCATCGTCGCCTGCTGGCCGAACACACCAGCTACCGGGCGCTGGTGGACGAGGTGCGGGTGACCTTGGCGGTGGCCATGCTTGATTCGGGCCTCAACGTCGAGGAAACGGCCCGGCAACTGGGGTATTCGGAGACGGCCGCCTTCAGTCGTGCCTTCATCCGGTGGGCCGGAACGCCGCCCAGCAAGCACCGGGGCCGCCGGCCCTGA
- a CDS encoding metal-dependent hydrolase, with product MTNVMTYPAVRRLNFGFGEQPDGNRYFADGSIVFSHLVAILSAIFPPGEDIFVRSVRRYSGQLADPDLAKRVAGFIGQEKTHGLQHRELNEQLAAMGYPTAWFEYLLQSTERMEKFLDKQYPSPDRLPRLRHFFLGFTVAAEHFTAVWAENILKRPAVQAMMYDPEIRNLLNWHALEELEHKSVAFDVYRAVGVPESTRIRWMRFAQNCGIPILVLFSWLSIATTDVEGRRQPFRILKETVQMLRNPMWKGFYSDMRPFKRRDFHPDQIDTAELITYWQQELFGAEGQLAAHVK from the coding sequence ATGACGAACGTGATGACATACCCGGCTGTCCGACGACTGAACTTCGGGTTCGGTGAACAGCCCGACGGCAACCGGTACTTCGCCGACGGCAGCATCGTGTTCAGCCATCTGGTGGCCATCTTGTCGGCGATCTTCCCGCCCGGCGAGGACATCTTCGTGCGCTCGGTGCGCCGCTACTCCGGCCAGCTTGCGGACCCCGATCTGGCCAAGCGCGTGGCCGGCTTCATCGGGCAGGAGAAGACGCACGGCCTGCAGCATCGTGAGCTCAACGAGCAACTCGCGGCCATGGGTTATCCGACCGCATGGTTCGAGTATCTGCTGCAGAGCACCGAGCGCATGGAGAAGTTCCTCGACAAGCAGTACCCCAGCCCGGACCGGCTGCCCCGCCTTCGCCACTTCTTCCTCGGATTCACGGTGGCTGCAGAACATTTCACCGCGGTGTGGGCCGAGAACATCCTCAAGCGCCCGGCGGTCCAGGCGATGATGTATGACCCCGAGATCCGCAATCTGCTGAATTGGCATGCGCTCGAAGAGCTGGAGCACAAGTCGGTCGCGTTCGACGTGTACCGGGCTGTGGGCGTTCCGGAGTCAACCCGCATCCGGTGGATGCGCTTCGCGCAGAACTGTGGAATCCCGATTCTGGTGCTGTTCTCCTGGCTCTCGATTGCCACCACCGATGTCGAGGGTCGTCGTCAACCGTTCCGGATCCTCAAGGAGACGGTGCAGATGCTGCGCAACCCGATGTGGAAGGGCTTCTACTCCGACATGCGGCCGTTCAAGCGGCGGGATTTTCATCCGGACCAGATCGACACCGCCGAACTCATCACCTACTGGCAGCAGGAACTCTTCGGGGCTGAGGGTCAGCTGGCGGCGCACGTGAAGTGA
- a CDS encoding winged helix-turn-helix transcriptional regulator: MAQKRKYNEGCAVAHALDLVGERWALLIVRELLLGPKRFTDLRAGLPAVSPDVLAQRLRELTEAGVVQQRTLPPPAAAQVYELTDRGAELEPVVIALGRWGSRSASLNPAADSSTDSLALSLRALFNPQAAQGFSATLELRLGDIAYRIAIADCELQVGRGEAVAPAATLITDRTTLAGLLYGGQPLDDALQTGAAKITGQTDIAVRFLGLFPLPAASGTH, translated from the coding sequence ATGGCGCAGAAACGTAAGTACAACGAGGGTTGCGCGGTGGCGCATGCGCTCGATCTCGTCGGCGAACGATGGGCGCTGCTGATCGTGCGCGAGCTGCTGCTGGGCCCGAAACGGTTCACCGACCTACGAGCCGGCTTGCCGGCCGTGAGCCCTGATGTGCTCGCGCAGCGCCTACGCGAACTGACCGAGGCCGGCGTCGTGCAGCAGCGCACCCTCCCCCCGCCCGCCGCCGCTCAGGTCTACGAGCTGACAGACCGAGGCGCAGAGCTGGAACCGGTTGTCATTGCCCTGGGACGATGGGGCAGCCGATCGGCGTCGCTCAACCCGGCCGCCGACAGCAGTACCGATTCCCTCGCATTGTCGCTGCGGGCGCTGTTCAATCCACAGGCGGCACAAGGATTTAGCGCGACTCTGGAGCTGCGACTGGGCGATATCGCATACCGAATCGCTATCGCCGACTGCGAGCTACAGGTGGGCCGAGGGGAAGCCGTAGCACCGGCTGCGACGCTCATCACGGACCGGACGACTTTGGCCGGCCTGCTCTACGGCGGCCAACCACTGGATGACGCCCTGCAGACCGGCGCCGCAAAGATCACCGGTCAGACGGACATCGCGGTCCGGTTCCTCGGACTGTTTCCACTGCCGGCGGCCTCGGGCACGCACTGA
- the mntR gene encoding manganese-binding transcriptional regulator MntR, giving the protein MSPWEQSDGLSSVAQDYLKVIWTAQEWSPDKVSTKMLAEKIGVSASTASESIRKLADAGLVDHEKYGAVTLTHDGRRAALAMVRRHRLIETFLVCELGYGWDEVHDEAEVLEHAVSDRLIARIDAKLGFPQRDPHGDPIPAPDGQVPTPPARQLWACADGETGTVARISDNDPEMLRYFAQVGISLDARLRVLTRRDFAGIISVGVEGPDREQVTIDLGSPAAQAIWVVD; this is encoded by the coding sequence GTGAGCCCTTGGGAGCAGTCGGATGGGCTGAGCAGCGTGGCCCAGGACTATCTGAAAGTCATCTGGACCGCCCAGGAATGGTCACCCGACAAGGTCAGCACAAAGATGCTGGCGGAGAAGATCGGCGTGTCCGCCAGCACCGCCTCGGAGTCGATCCGCAAGCTCGCCGACGCGGGCTTGGTGGACCACGAGAAGTACGGTGCGGTGACGCTGACCCATGACGGACGCCGCGCCGCACTGGCGATGGTGCGCCGGCACCGGCTGATCGAGACCTTCCTGGTGTGTGAACTCGGCTATGGCTGGGACGAGGTGCACGACGAGGCCGAAGTCCTCGAGCACGCGGTGTCCGACCGGCTGATCGCGCGCATCGACGCCAAACTGGGCTTCCCGCAGCGCGACCCGCACGGTGACCCGATCCCGGCACCGGACGGGCAGGTGCCCACTCCCCCCGCCCGGCAATTGTGGGCGTGCGCCGACGGTGAGACCGGCACGGTGGCCCGTATTTCCGACAACGATCCGGAGATGCTGCGCTACTTCGCCCAGGTGGGCATCAGCCTGGACGCTCGCTTACGGGTGCTGACTCGCCGCGACTTCGCCGGAATCATCTCGGTAGGCGTCGAAGGGCCCGACCGCGAGCAAGTCACTATTGATCTGGGAAGTCCTGCCGCCCAGGCAATCTGGGTGGTCGACTAG
- a CDS encoding bifunctional riboflavin kinase/FAD synthetase: MQRWRGQDEIPTDWGRCVLTIGVFDGVHRGHAELITHAVKAGQARGVPTVLMTFDPHPMEVVYPGNHPAQLTTLARRAELVERFGIDVFLVIPFTPEFMKLTPDRYIHQLLVEHLHVVEVVVGENFTFGRKAAGNVETLRRAGEQFGFGVESVSLVAERADAAQSVTFSSTYIRSCVDAGDVAAAAEALGRPHRVEGLVVRGDGRGRGLGFPTANVAPSAFAAIPADGVYAAWFTVLGHGQVPGTVVAGQRCRAAVSVGTNPTFSGRARTVEAFVIDETADLYGQRVAVDFVSRIRGQEKFDSVADLVAVMNTDVEKTRGLLSGD; encoded by the coding sequence GTGCAGCGGTGGCGGGGGCAGGATGAGATCCCCACAGACTGGGGCAGGTGCGTGCTCACCATCGGCGTGTTCGACGGTGTGCATCGCGGACATGCGGAACTGATCACCCATGCGGTGAAGGCCGGGCAGGCGCGCGGCGTACCGACGGTGCTGATGACCTTCGATCCGCATCCGATGGAGGTTGTCTATCCCGGCAACCACCCGGCGCAGCTCACCACGCTGGCGCGCCGCGCCGAGCTGGTCGAGCGGTTCGGCATCGACGTGTTCCTGGTGATTCCGTTCACGCCCGAATTCATGAAGCTCACCCCGGACCGCTACATCCACCAACTGCTGGTCGAACACTTGCACGTGGTGGAGGTGGTGGTGGGGGAGAACTTCACCTTCGGCCGCAAGGCGGCCGGCAACGTCGAGACGCTGCGCCGCGCCGGCGAGCAGTTCGGGTTCGGGGTCGAATCGGTGTCGCTGGTGGCCGAGCGCGCCGACGCCGCCCAGTCGGTCACCTTCTCCTCGACCTACATCCGGTCCTGTGTGGACGCCGGCGATGTGGCGGCGGCTGCCGAGGCGCTGGGCCGGCCGCACCGGGTCGAGGGACTGGTGGTGCGCGGTGACGGCCGCGGGCGCGGCCTGGGCTTCCCGACCGCCAACGTGGCGCCGTCGGCCTTTGCGGCGATTCCGGCCGACGGGGTGTACGCGGCATGGTTCACCGTCTTGGGGCACGGCCAGGTGCCCGGCACGGTGGTCGCCGGTCAACGCTGCCGGGCCGCGGTGTCGGTGGGCACTAATCCGACATTTTCCGGGCGGGCGCGCACCGTGGAGGCGTTCGTGATCGACGAAACCGCCGACCTGTACGGGCAGCGCGTCGCCGTCGACTTCGTCAGCCGCATCCGGGGCCAGGAGAAGTTCGACTCGGTGGCGGACCTGGTGGCGGTGATGAACACCGACGTCGAGAAGACCCGCGGGCTGCTCTCCGGCGACTGA
- the rpsO gene encoding 30S ribosomal protein S15, translating into MALTVEQKKEILANYGLHETDTGSPEAQVALLTKRIVDLTEHLKKHKHDHHSRRGLLLLVGRRRRLLKYLTATDVARYRSLIERLGLRR; encoded by the coding sequence GTGGCGCTGACCGTCGAGCAGAAAAAAGAGATCCTGGCCAACTACGGCCTGCACGAGACGGACACCGGCTCGCCCGAAGCTCAGGTCGCCCTGCTGACCAAGCGGATCGTCGACCTCACCGAGCACCTCAAGAAGCACAAGCACGACCACCACTCCCGTCGCGGCCTGCTGCTGCTGGTCGGTCGGCGTCGTCGTCTGCTCAAGTACCTGACCGCGACCGACGTGGCGCGCTACCGCTCGCTCATCGAGCGCCTCGGCCTGCGTCGCTGA
- a CDS encoding polyribonucleotide nucleotidyltransferase, which produces MSAIEIEEGVFETTAVIDNGSFGKRTIRFETGRLAQQAAGSVVAYLDDETMLLSATTASKAPKDHFDFFPLTVDVEERMYAAGRIPGSFFRREGRPSTDAILTCRLTDRPLRPSFVDGLRNEVQVVVTVLSLNPNDLYDVVAINAASASTQLAGLPFSGPVGAARVALIDGTWVAFPTVEQLEGAAFDMVLAGRLLDDGDVAIMMVEAEATENVIELIEAGAQAPTETVVAEGLEAAKPFIAALCKAQQELADAAARPTADYPLFPPYGDDVYYSVASIATDELAKALTIAGKAERDERTDEIKAEVAQRLAETYEGREKEISAAYRSLTKKLVRQRILTDHFRIDGRGITDIRALSAEVAVIPRAHGSALFERGETQIMGVTTLDMMKMAQQIDSLGPEKSKRYMHHYNFPPYSTGETGRVGSPKRREIGHGALAERALVPVLPSVEEFPYAIRQVSEALGSNGSTSMGSVCASTLALLNAGVPLKAPVAGIAMGLVSDDVEVDGKTERRFVALTDILGAEDAFGDMDFKVAGTKDFVTALQLDTKLDGIPSQVLAGALAQAKDARMTILEVMAEAIDAPDEMSPYAPRVTTIKVPVDKIGEVIGPKGKMINSITEETGAQISIEDDGTVFVGATDGPSAQAAIDKINAIANPQLPKIGERFLGTVVKTTDFGAFVSLLPGRDGLVHISKLGKGKRVAKVEDVVKVGDKLRVEIADIDNRGKISLVPVEDSAESTDSAQGPAESADAAATES; this is translated from the coding sequence ATGTCTGCAATTGAAATTGAAGAAGGCGTTTTCGAGACCACCGCTGTCATCGACAACGGCAGCTTCGGCAAGCGCACCATCCGCTTCGAGACCGGCCGGCTGGCCCAGCAGGCCGCCGGCAGCGTCGTCGCTTACCTCGACGACGAGACCATGCTGCTGTCGGCGACCACCGCCAGCAAGGCGCCCAAGGACCACTTCGACTTCTTCCCGCTCACCGTCGACGTCGAGGAGCGGATGTATGCGGCCGGCCGTATCCCCGGCTCGTTCTTCCGCCGTGAAGGCCGGCCGTCGACCGACGCGATCCTGACCTGCCGCCTCACCGACCGCCCGCTGCGCCCGTCGTTCGTCGACGGCCTGCGCAACGAGGTCCAGGTGGTGGTGACCGTGCTGAGCCTGAACCCGAACGACCTCTATGACGTGGTGGCGATCAACGCCGCCTCGGCCTCCACCCAGCTCGCCGGCCTGCCGTTCTCCGGTCCGGTCGGTGCCGCGCGGGTGGCATTGATCGATGGCACCTGGGTGGCGTTCCCCACCGTCGAACAGCTCGAGGGCGCGGCCTTCGACATGGTGCTGGCGGGCCGCCTCCTCGACGACGGTGACGTCGCGATCATGATGGTCGAGGCCGAGGCGACCGAGAACGTCATCGAGCTGATCGAGGCCGGCGCTCAGGCGCCGACCGAGACCGTGGTGGCCGAGGGCCTGGAGGCGGCCAAGCCGTTCATCGCGGCCCTGTGCAAGGCCCAGCAGGAACTGGCCGACGCGGCCGCGCGCCCGACCGCTGACTACCCGCTGTTCCCGCCCTACGGCGACGACGTCTACTACTCGGTGGCTTCGATCGCGACCGACGAGCTGGCGAAGGCGCTGACCATCGCGGGTAAGGCCGAGCGTGACGAGCGCACCGATGAGATCAAGGCCGAGGTCGCCCAGCGCCTGGCCGAGACCTACGAGGGTCGCGAGAAGGAGATCAGCGCGGCCTACCGCAGCCTGACCAAGAAGCTGGTGCGTCAGCGCATCCTGACCGACCACTTCCGCATCGACGGCCGTGGCATCACCGACATCCGGGCGCTGAGCGCCGAGGTCGCGGTGATCCCGCGGGCGCACGGTAGCGCGCTGTTCGAGCGTGGCGAGACCCAGATCATGGGCGTGACCACGCTGGACATGATGAAGATGGCGCAGCAGATCGACTCGCTCGGGCCGGAGAAGTCCAAGCGCTACATGCACCACTACAACTTCCCGCCGTACTCGACCGGTGAGACCGGCCGGGTCGGTTCGCCCAAGCGTCGCGAGATTGGCCACGGGGCCCTGGCCGAGCGGGCCCTGGTTCCGGTGCTGCCCAGCGTCGAGGAGTTCCCCTACGCCATCCGGCAGGTGTCGGAAGCACTGGGCTCCAACGGCTCCACCTCGATGGGTTCGGTCTGCGCGTCCACGCTGGCGCTGCTCAACGCCGGTGTGCCGCTGAAGGCTCCGGTCGCCGGTATCGCGATGGGTCTGGTCTCCGACGATGTAGAAGTTGACGGCAAGACCGAGCGGCGCTTCGTCGCGCTGACCGACATCCTGGGCGCCGAGGACGCGTTCGGCGACATGGACTTCAAGGTCGCCGGTACCAAGGACTTCGTCACCGCGCTGCAGCTCGACACCAAGCTCGACGGGATTCCGTCGCAGGTGCTCGCGGGTGCGCTGGCGCAGGCCAAGGACGCACGGATGACCATCCTCGAGGTGATGGCCGAGGCCATCGACGCCCCCGACGAGATGAGCCCCTACGCGCCTCGGGTCACCACCATCAAGGTTCCGGTGGACAAGATCGGCGAGGTGATCGGGCCCAAGGGCAAGATGATCAACTCGATCACCGAGGAGACCGGCGCCCAGATCTCGATCGAGGACGACGGCACCGTGTTCGTCGGGGCCACCGACGGTCCGTCGGCGCAGGCCGCGATCGACAAGATCAACGCGATCGCCAACCCGCAGCTGCCGAAGATCGGCGAGCGGTTCCTGGGCACCGTGGTCAAGACCACCGACTTCGGCGCCTTCGTGTCGCTGCTGCCGGGCCGGGACGGCTTGGTGCACATCTCCAAGCTCGGCAAGGGCAAGCGGGTCGCCAAGGTCGAAGACGTGGTGAAGGTCGGCGACAAGCTGCGCGTGGAGATCGCCGACATCGACAACCGCGGCAAGATCTCGCTGGTTCCCGTAGAGGACTCGGCCGAGTCGACCGACTCAGCACAGGGGCCTGCTGAGTCTGCCGATGCCGCGGCCACCGAAAGCTGA